The following proteins are co-located in the Natator depressus isolate rNatDep1 chromosome 4, rNatDep2.hap1, whole genome shotgun sequence genome:
- the LOC141985999 gene encoding uncharacterized protein LOC141985999: MEPYCCILCKLEPAKGMKDRGHNRDPKQSHLKLKELRQAYQKTREANGRSGSEPQTCCFYDELHAILGGSATTTPAVLFDSFNGDGGNMEAGFGDKEDDDEEVVDSSQQASGETGFPDNQEQFLTLDLEPVPPEPTQGCLPDPPSREGTSAACVSRITGSSPSQRLAKIRRQKKRTRDEMFSELMLSSHTDRAQTNAWRQTISECKKALNDQEERWWAEESKWRAKERAEAERWWQRDERRQDSMLRLLEDQTNMLQHMVEV; encoded by the exons ATGGAGCCCTACTGCTGCATTCTCTGCAAGCTGGAGCCTGCCAAG ggcatgaaggacagaggccataacagggacccgaagcagagccacttgaaacttaaggagctgaggcaagcctaccagaaaaccagagaggcaaacggccgctctgggtcagagccccaaacatgctgcttctatgatgagctgcatgccattttagggggttcagccaccactaccccagccgtgttgtttgactccttcaatggagatggaggcaacatggaagcaggttttggggacaaggaagatgatgatgaggaggttgtagatagctcacagcaagcaagcggagaaaccggttttcccgacaaccaggaacagtttctcaccctggacctggagccagtaccccccgaacccacccaaggctgcctcccagacccgccaagccgagaagggacctctg ctgcatgtgtttcaaggatcacaggatcttctccttcccagaggctagcaaagattagaaggcaaaaaaaacgcactcgcgatgaaatgttctctgagctcatgctgtcctcccacactgacagagcacagacgaatgcgtggcggcagacaatctcagagtgcaagAAAGCActaaatgaccaggaggagaggtggtgggctgaagagagtaagtggcgggctaaagagagggctgaagctgaaaggtggtggcagcgtgatgagaggaggcaggattcaatgctgaggctgctggaggatcaaactaatatgctccagcatatggttgaggtgtag